A genome region from Fibrobacterota bacterium includes the following:
- a CDS encoding BNR repeat-containing protein produces MSYLTFIPIALLAAALPALGQQRLTILDSALVSKVWSGHPVDFSLLASPGDSIYAAYYDSAEAMTVAMRPAAAGSAWKYKKLPSQLGWDSHNYVTAALDERNTLHVSGNMHVADLVYFRETAPGDIGSLQKVASMVGTQENSMTYPVFFQGTKNELLYMYRDGGSGNGNEYINRWNPDTKAWTRLLGTALFDGQGLRNAYLGAPNAGPVSGPDGYYHLFWFWRETPDAATTHDVSYMRTKNLTQWETSSGAGLALPINYGTPGVILDSVPQHGGVINRGQIGFDAQGRPIVSYHKFDSSPNGYTQIYNARLEDGKWRVRQTSNWTYKWNFGGNGTLVLEVQFGPVTLNPDGTLTQWFYHYLGANGPVETGVWVLDPATLQPLRTLPDAYWPANHETAQVQGMQVNWAQAQSKADPAVIYALRWETMPNNQDLPRSPIPAATPLMWYKLRNPNAVTALFRSGAHAKRLVNSASHCPLCHYSLTGRNRTVRARQPTSPDP; encoded by the coding sequence ATGAGTTATTTGACATTCATTCCCATCGCCCTGCTGGCCGCGGCCCTGCCCGCGCTCGGGCAGCAGCGGTTGACCATCCTGGATTCCGCCTTGGTCTCCAAGGTTTGGTCGGGGCATCCCGTGGATTTCTCCCTCCTGGCGAGCCCGGGCGACTCGATTTACGCCGCCTACTACGATAGCGCCGAGGCCATGACCGTGGCGATGCGGCCCGCCGCCGCCGGGTCCGCCTGGAAGTACAAGAAGCTCCCGTCCCAATTGGGATGGGACAGCCATAATTACGTCACCGCCGCCCTGGACGAACGGAACACCCTGCACGTGAGCGGGAACATGCACGTGGCCGACCTGGTCTATTTCCGCGAGACCGCGCCCGGCGATATCGGGAGCCTGCAAAAGGTCGCCAGCATGGTCGGGACGCAGGAAAATTCCATGACCTACCCGGTCTTCTTCCAGGGCACCAAGAACGAATTGCTTTACATGTATCGCGACGGGGGCAGCGGCAACGGGAACGAATACATCAATCGCTGGAACCCGGATACGAAAGCCTGGACCCGGTTGCTGGGGACCGCCTTGTTCGACGGGCAGGGCCTGCGCAACGCCTATCTGGGGGCCCCCAACGCCGGCCCCGTCTCCGGCCCGGACGGATATTACCATCTTTTCTGGTTCTGGCGCGAGACTCCGGACGCCGCCACCACGCACGACGTCTCCTACATGCGGACCAAGAACCTGACGCAATGGGAGACTTCGTCCGGCGCGGGCCTGGCCTTGCCCATCAATTACGGTACGCCGGGAGTCATCCTGGATTCGGTTCCGCAGCACGGGGGAGTCATCAACCGCGGCCAGATCGGCTTCGACGCCCAGGGCCGGCCCATCGTTTCCTACCACAAGTTCGACTCCAGCCCCAACGGATACACCCAGATCTACAACGCGCGCCTGGAAGACGGGAAATGGCGCGTACGCCAAACCAGCAACTGGACCTACAAATGGAATTTCGGGGGCAACGGTACCTTGGTATTGGAAGTGCAATTCGGGCCGGTCACGCTGAACCCCGACGGAACCCTCACCCAATGGTTCTACCACTATCTTGGCGCCAACGGTCCGGTGGAAACGGGAGTGTGGGTGTTGGACCCCGCCACCTTGCAACCGTTGCGAACCCTTCCGGACGCCTATTGGCCGGCCAATCATGAGACCGCCCAGGTTCAGGGCATGCAGGTGAATTGGGCCCAGGCCCAGTCCAAAGCCGATCCTGCCGTCATCTATGCTTTGCGATGGGAAACCATGCCCAACAACCAGGATCTCCCGCGTTCGCCGATTCCCGCCGCCACGCCGTTGATGTGGTACAAGTTGCGGAACCCGAACGCGGTTACGGCCTTATTCCGATCCGGCGCGCATGCGAAGCGGCTCGTGAATTCCGCATCGCACTGCCCGCTTTGCCATTACTCGCTGACGGGACGGAACCGTACGGTCCGGGCCCGTCAGCCTACGTCGCCGGACCCATAG
- a CDS encoding family 16 glycosylhydrolase, giving the protein MLRTLYIGLTLGQVALAAGAAGAAALDGAEFYSNETVKFGRWEMRMRMAATPGSVSSFFTYYNNSSKGSPEPWREIDIEVIGKNPNGFQSNLITGNAASRTTSEAFQTSSDVSKEFHTYTLDWTPDSIVYRMDGQTVRKNLATDPQVKDLSDMPETYRMNLWASTAADWAGAMDPAKLPVTQTVNWIAYSAYTPGQGPNGSNFTPKWVDDFNSLDTQRWSRGNWTFDGNMADFTPNNAVVSGGYLMLILSKKGWSGNLTPPADPLGNVHTTSIAAPTEAAPFRMEATAGRLRVFGGDKPAEVSVSDLQGRILARSRNPGWMQFDNLPHGLLIVRSAEGSRLVPMP; this is encoded by the coding sequence ATGCTTCGCACGCTTTACATCGGCTTGACCCTGGGCCAGGTCGCCCTGGCCGCGGGCGCCGCCGGCGCCGCCGCCTTGGACGGGGCTGAATTCTATTCCAATGAAACCGTGAAGTTCGGGCGTTGGGAAATGCGTATGCGCATGGCGGCGACGCCGGGCTCCGTCTCTTCCTTCTTCACCTACTACAACAATTCCTCCAAGGGTTCGCCCGAACCCTGGCGCGAGATCGACATCGAAGTGATCGGGAAGAACCCGAACGGCTTCCAATCGAACCTGATCACCGGGAACGCGGCATCCAGAACCACCTCCGAGGCCTTCCAGACCTCTTCCGACGTTTCCAAGGAATTCCATACCTATACGCTGGACTGGACCCCCGATTCCATCGTCTACCGCATGGACGGCCAAACCGTCCGTAAGAACCTGGCTACCGACCCGCAGGTGAAGGACCTTTCCGACATGCCGGAAACCTATCGCATGAACCTGTGGGCGAGCACGGCGGCGGACTGGGCGGGCGCGATGGATCCGGCCAAGCTGCCGGTTACGCAAACGGTCAATTGGATCGCGTATTCGGCTTACACCCCGGGACAGGGCCCTAACGGTTCCAATTTCACGCCGAAATGGGTCGATGATTTCAACAGCCTCGACACGCAAAGATGGTCCCGCGGGAATTGGACTTTCGACGGGAACATGGCCGATTTCACTCCCAACAACGCCGTGGTCTCGGGCGGGTACTTGATGTTGATCCTGTCGAAAAAAGGCTGGTCGGGAAACCTTACCCCGCCGGCCGATCCCCTGGGCAACGTGCATACGACGTCGATCGCGGCGCCGACCGAGGCGGCCCCGTTCCGGATGGAAGCGACCGCCGGCCGCTTGCGGGTGTTCGGGGGCGACAAACCCGCCGAGGTTTCCGTCAGCGATCTGCAGGGCCGCATCCTGGCGCGATCCAGGAACCCGGGCTGGATGCAATTCGATAACCTGCCGCATGGCCTTTTGATCGTGCGGTCCGCGGAGGGAAGCCGACTCGTTCCCATGCCTTGA
- a CDS encoding AraC family transcriptional regulator, with the protein MGSTVSHGYDLFKFLPDVAYFAKDSQGRFLAANAPFLEMAGVREEADVLGKTDFDLWPRFLAEHYAKDDARVMASGEPLLNRIELVLGRDRSAEWFTTTKVPLRDAAAEITGIEGVCRYLKKAKAPIEPAPKLASVIEYIMENYPGKIDIPSLAAKVSLSVKQFERKFKQDYGEVPVRYIQRIRLDAARQLLAMTRLPIAEISRETGFYDSSHFAHQFQKYTGISPTAFRTRHHGSARPPADAGAAKGGISRGP; encoded by the coding sequence ATGGGATCCACCGTTTCGCATGGGTATGACCTCTTCAAATTCCTGCCCGACGTGGCCTATTTCGCCAAAGACTCTCAAGGCCGATTCCTGGCGGCCAATGCCCCTTTCCTGGAAATGGCAGGCGTACGCGAAGAGGCGGACGTGCTTGGGAAAACCGATTTCGATCTTTGGCCGCGCTTCCTGGCCGAGCATTACGCCAAGGACGACGCGCGGGTAATGGCCTCGGGCGAACCGTTGCTGAACCGCATCGAGCTGGTTTTGGGCCGCGACCGATCGGCGGAGTGGTTCACGACCACCAAGGTGCCCTTACGCGACGCCGCGGCCGAGATCACCGGCATCGAAGGCGTGTGCCGCTACTTGAAGAAGGCGAAGGCGCCCATCGAACCCGCCCCCAAGCTGGCGAGCGTGATCGAATACATCATGGAAAATTATCCCGGCAAGATCGATATCCCCTCCTTGGCGGCCAAGGTCTCCTTGTCCGTGAAGCAATTCGAACGGAAGTTCAAGCAGGATTACGGCGAGGTGCCCGTGCGCTACATCCAGCGCATCCGCTTGGACGCCGCGCGCCAGCTGCTGGCCATGACCCGCTTGCCCATCGCCGAAATCAGCCGCGAAACCGGATTCTACGACAGCAGCCATTTCGCGCATCAATTCCAGAAGTACACCGGGATTTCCCCCACGGCTTTCCGCACGCGGCACCATGGGAGCGCCCGGCCCCCGGCCGATGCGGGCGCGGCGAAGGGCGGTATAAGTCGGGGGCCCTAA
- a CDS encoding substrate-binding domain-containing protein has product MEAKFLNDLRALIRAAGSRRLPSVRALAARWKCSPTTVQGVLRKARALVWIETKSGGGSWPAGRMPAPVAPRARRTAESLAAELREEIRSGRWGGGERLPAPKHMAARHQIHPATARKAYGLLSHDGTVEKQGRAWQVSHPRRRNDAQPVLLCLGAGEKDGSLRLGSDREWDFWREIQIEAARNNLLAEIHPWSGKLPELGMRPVGAVVSTWHLPDPYPLLSALHRARLPAAVWLENPVLSPARLSIRSPWLGFHDMAYGLESGAILGDHPLIRKHGRIAWISPFHGAEWSRNRLEGMRNKLSEGTALHEALGPWVSEWDFQEAVWHDPEAWKRVRLDGVGGEARFSDLVRPLMEALGRDRLLESFSPYLEKALASRSSLWVAASDWVALACLDWLEAKGVRVPGDVALAGFDDSREALRRGLTSVRFDAPMMARAMVRQVLTQTRERRTIHYEGTVVARGSTP; this is encoded by the coding sequence GTGGAAGCCAAATTCCTCAACGACTTACGCGCCCTCATCCGGGCGGCCGGAAGCCGGCGCCTTCCCTCGGTGCGGGCGCTGGCGGCGCGTTGGAAATGCTCCCCCACCACGGTCCAAGGCGTATTGCGGAAGGCGCGGGCGCTAGTTTGGATCGAGACGAAGTCCGGCGGTGGGAGCTGGCCGGCCGGGCGGATGCCGGCCCCGGTCGCTCCGCGCGCGCGACGGACCGCCGAGTCCCTGGCCGCCGAACTCAGGGAAGAGATCCGTTCGGGAAGATGGGGAGGCGGGGAGCGGCTGCCCGCGCCTAAGCATATGGCCGCCCGGCATCAGATCCATCCCGCCACCGCGCGCAAGGCGTACGGACTGCTGTCCCATGACGGGACGGTGGAAAAGCAGGGACGCGCTTGGCAGGTTTCGCATCCGCGGCGGCGAAACGACGCGCAACCCGTCCTTTTATGCCTGGGAGCGGGGGAAAAGGACGGTAGCCTGCGCCTCGGCTCGGATCGCGAGTGGGATTTCTGGCGCGAGATCCAGATCGAGGCCGCGCGCAACAACCTGCTGGCCGAAATCCATCCCTGGTCGGGAAAGCTGCCCGAGCTAGGCATGCGGCCCGTGGGCGCGGTGGTTTCCACCTGGCATCTGCCCGACCCGTATCCTCTGCTATCGGCCCTGCACCGCGCCCGCCTTCCCGCCGCGGTGTGGTTGGAAAACCCCGTGCTTTCGCCCGCGCGGCTCTCCATCCGATCGCCGTGGCTCGGCTTCCACGACATGGCCTATGGCCTGGAATCGGGCGCGATCCTGGGGGATCATCCGCTTATCCGGAAGCATGGCCGTATCGCCTGGATCTCCCCCTTCCATGGAGCCGAATGGTCCCGCAATCGGCTGGAGGGAATGCGGAATAAGCTATCCGAGGGGACCGCCCTGCACGAGGCCCTGGGCCCGTGGGTCTCGGAATGGGATTTCCAGGAAGCGGTATGGCACGACCCCGAGGCATGGAAGAGGGTGCGCCTGGATGGCGTGGGAGGGGAGGCGCGTTTCTCCGACCTGGTGCGCCCGTTGATGGAGGCCCTCGGCCGGGATCGCTTGCTGGAAAGCTTTTCCCCTTACCTGGAAAAGGCGCTGGCCTCGCGCTCGAGCCTATGGGTGGCGGCTTCGGATTGGGTCGCCTTGGCCTGCCTGGATTGGTTGGAGGCCAAGGGGGTTCGGGTACCCGGAGATGTCGCCTTGGCCGGGTTCGATGATTCGCGCGAGGCCCTGCGCCGCGGCCTGACCAGCGTCCGCTTCGATGCCCCGATGATGGCGCGGGCGATGGTGCGCCAGGTCCTGACGCAGACCCGGGAGCGCAGGACCATCCATTATGAAGGAACCGTGGTGGCGCGCGGATCGACTCCTTAG